In Salinisphaera sp. T31B1, the following are encoded in one genomic region:
- a CDS encoding CopD family protein: protein MLLWVKAFHVIAMVTWFAGLFYLPRLFVYHADTHDEAGHTRFCVMERRLGILMSIGAAATIGFGVWLLVGYGSAWMANNGWMHVKLLLVLGLIGYHGWCQVQVKKFREQRNKGSAGYFRLMNEVPTVFLVLIVILAIVKPF, encoded by the coding sequence ATGCTGCTTTGGGTCAAAGCCTTTCATGTCATCGCCATGGTGACCTGGTTCGCCGGGCTGTTCTATCTGCCGCGACTGTTCGTCTACCACGCCGATACCCACGACGAAGCGGGCCATACACGCTTTTGCGTAATGGAGCGCCGGCTGGGCATCCTGATGTCGATCGGCGCCGCGGCGACGATCGGTTTCGGCGTCTGGCTGCTGGTCGGCTACGGCAGCGCCTGGATGGCCAACAATGGCTGGATGCACGTCAAGCTGCTGCTGGTCCTCGGACTGATCGGCTACCACGGTTGGTGCCAGGTCCAGGTCAAGAAATTCCGCGAGCAGCGGAACAAGGGCAGCGCCGGCTATTTCCGGCTGATGAACGAAGTCCCCACGGTCTTTCTGGTGTTGATCGTCATACTGGCCATCGTCAAACCATTCTGA